A single region of the Neodiprion pinetum isolate iyNeoPine1 chromosome 5, iyNeoPine1.2, whole genome shotgun sequence genome encodes:
- the mus101 gene encoding DNA topoisomerase 2-binding protein 1 isoform X1 encodes MKYRMTSEGSQVDSDLNIYFVITRDQKDENDCSSDMWHAFNSCDEHELSPKWIKENLCDNLAPGKKDVFVLEEFEGSTFAHLKKFKCSRIVGPRCLLSCFMTGEPIPEGTSPVFTTAMRGLVVSVSGLTSEAKENIGRKVEYMGGVYSRQLRNSVTHLIANFVMSEKYEKAVEQKIPVMTENWVTAIWEASLVENIRATSSRFDEYKCPVFMNLVVTSTNLSKRKKEIKQLITDNGGIFMGALDGAKVKIVVAPEDSVLSEKLKYALQNNIACVTPQWVHHSVKHGYALPFSDYLVKTTKKCSTPEKSNVNATLNFSTISTIPGDSNQNGFVNETMMTTMSSTIQERSPLENRAAYVEVLARLNIHQAKMAGSFLDGCNIYLTGFPLDHREKLNRILNVGSATRLDDISDAVTHVIVGEPGKALPEIKSMKSMGLSPYFLTIDWLEESMKIKSTAAEEDFKYELSEDVSHEKKMEPPSPLSKKNLQLLQKPRKPPVPVFNIDKEMNQVKEPEEPDLIQEYLRSNASSVANKSLKELVQQQNESTLKSDKNSDAKTVTNGNCHTGEPHVSELSDDSTIPITQPSETNVRILEGLTFILTGFEDQEETELSSSITTLGGKVVPNSYKGIPDYGVVPLFGAPLKHTVNEIVTDLFIEDCIDLEAVVEIKYYYKPISLSKDVTPLTNCVIAMSSYTGKERTFLSNVAEALGARYQDTFARKTYLNRNTYGCTHLVCPTPEGSKYNAAVKWKLPAVTADWLLACLAQERWVDETPYLVGETIIADDRPEDPKTGTPNQIDPVIGEMGPPSNPNIRQIITPKRNLPSLQSSCSSSEMTPINKRLSLGDYKTPPSPFHVSTPDTPYGQCFKPNPSPATRKRWLKWAEDLPDMFVPEPPLKRRRPSTPLSELKKQLWEELKKPFVRQEDQNPAADQDEAANVSEDVPDAVEGNHASNSPLSTNTPIKKVLAFDDENSPTKTDQINLQLAQLDQVLQASTPESRPSSSSDSAKQPIYDSEPVDHITKCPVKDSQPDTVGWEAPVHTVLRRKSTIPEDVEHEDVENAPDTTVLTDVGKEIRSKPKFMLSGIKDRGDYEKVIVELGGDFSKEPNYDMSATHLLCMKPARNEKLLASIAAGKWVLHCYYLRDSEEAGMFLDEEKYEWGNPKSENIIPNPTTDTESQIAAAAHRWRLKLTTNPGGAFRDMVALLIGPKERCQQFQRLICAGGGTVVEARPPYNTSPKSKKVTHCFIQVKQIDQPVDWAMMASKGILCFLPQYLSDHLTAEKQLNPKDCVLPEFRKYLSLLPK; translated from the exons ATGAAATACAGAATGACCAGCGAAGGAAGTCAGGTGGACTCCGATTTGAACATATATTTTGTCATAACGAGAGATCAGAAAGATGAGAACGATTGCTCAAGCGACATGTGGCATGCATTTAAT aGCTGCGACGAACACGAATTATCGCCAAAATGGATAAAAGAGAATTTATGCGACAACTTAGCACCAGGAAAGAAGGACGTGTTTGTATTGGAAGAATTTGAGGGGTCAACGTTCgcacatttgaaaaaatttaaatgctC CAGAATAGTTGGACCGCGATGTTTACTGAGCTGTTTCATGACCGGGGAACCAATTCCCGAAGGAACCAGCCCAGTATTCACAACTGCAATGAGAGGCCTGGTTGTCAGTGTGTCTGGTCTCACTTCAGAGGCAAAA gaAAATATAGGAAGGAAGGTAGAATACATGGGGGGTGTTTATTCGCGACAATTGCGAAACAGTGTCACACATTTGATTGCAAATTTTGTGATGTCTGAGAAGTACGAG AAAGctgttgaacaaaaaataccAGTCATGACTGAGAATTGGGTAACAGCAATATGGGAAGCAAGTCTTGTGGAAAATATACGGGCTACGAGCAGTAGATTTGACGAATACAAGTGCCCTGTCTTCATGAATCTAGTTGTTACCTCAACCAATTTATCTAAGCGAAAAAAAGAGATTAAACAATTGATCACTGATAATGGTGGG ATATTTATGGGAGCTTTAGATGGTGCCAAAGTAAAGATCGTTGTAGCCCCAGAAGATTCAGTGCTCAGTGAAAAGCTTAAGTATGCATTGCAAAATAACATTGCCTGCGTTACACCTCAATGGGTTCATCACAGTGTGAAGCACGGTTATGCCCTGCCGTTCTCAGACTACTTAgtaaaaactacaaaaaaatgttcaacgcCTGAGAAATCTAATG TTAATGCAACATTAAACTTTTCCACTATAAGTACCATACCGGGAGATTCGAATCAAAATGGTTTTGTCAATGAAACTATGATGACAACAATGTCCAGTACAATTCAGGAGCGATCACCGCTGGAAAacagag CTGCTTATGTGGAAGTGCTGGCCAGACTTAATATTCACCAGGCAAAAATGGCAGGATCATTTTTAGATGGTTGCAAT ATCTACCTGACCGGATTTCCATTGGATCACAGAGAAAAGCTGAACCGCATATTAAATGTAGGAAGTGCAACACGATTAGACGACATATCGGATGCTGTGACTCATGTTATTGTTGGAGAACCAGGCAAAGCATTGcctgaaataaaatcaatgaaatcaATGGGACTGAG TCCGTATTTTCTAACAATAGATTGGTTGGAagaaagtatgaaaataaaaagcacTGCTGCAGAAGAAGACTTCAAGTATGAGTTAAGCGAAGACGTATcccatgagaaaaaaatggaaccaCCATCTCCGCTTAGTAAAAAG AATTTACAATTACTCCAAAAACCCAGGAAACCACCAGTACCAGTGTTCAATATTGACAAGGAAATGAATCAAGTGAAAGAACCTGAAGAGCCTGATCTTATTCAAGAATATCTGAGGTCGAATGCATCTA GTGTAGCCAATAAATCGCTCAAAGAACTTGTACAACAACAGAATGAGTCGACACTAAAAAGCGACAAAAACAGTGATGCAAAAACTGTCACCAACGGTAATTGTCACACAGGTGAACCGCACGTTTCAGAATTAAGCGATGACTCCACAATACCCATAACACAACCATCTGAAACAAATGTCCGAATTCTGGAAG GTTTAACTTTTATTTTAACTGGATTTGAAGATCAAGAAGAAACTGAGCTATCGTCTAGCATAACTACACTGGGAGGAAAAGTAGTCCCAAATTCCTACAAAGGAATCCCTGATTACGGTGTCGTACCATTATTTGGCGCTCCGCTAAAACATACAGTGAATGAAATAGTTACAGATTTATTCATC GAAGATTGTATAGACTTGGAGGCAGTAGTTGAGATCAAGTATTATTACAAGCCAATTTCTTTGAGTAAAGACGTTACACCGTTGACGAACTGTGTCATTGCAATGAGCTCATACACGGGAAAGGAGAgaacatttttatcaaatgTAGCCGAAGCGCTTGGTGCGAG GTATCAAGATACATTTGCCCGTAAAACTTACTTGAACAGAAACACATATGGATGTACACATCTGGTCTGTCCAACACCAGAAGGAAGTAAATACAATGCAGCAGTTAAATGGAAACTTCCTGCTGTAACTGCTGATTGGCTTTTAGCTTGTCTAGCTCAAGAGCGCTGGGTAGATGAAACCCCGTATCTTGTTGGCGAAACGATTATAG CTGACGACAGACCCGAGGATCCGAAAACGGGAACACCAAATCAAATAGATCCAGTCATTGGCGAAATGGGACCGCCTTCGAATCCAAATATAAGACAAATTATAACGCCGAAACGCAATTTACCATCTCTCCAG AGTTCCTGTTCTTCTTCTGAGATGACACCCATAAACAAGAGGCTCAGTCTTGGCGATTACAAAACTCCACCATCCCCATTTCATGTATCCACCCCAGATACACCGTATGGACAGTGTTTCAAACCAAATCCATCTCCAGCAACGAGGAAAAGGTGGCTAAAGTGGGCCGAGGACTTGCCTGATATGTTTGTGCCGGAACCACCGTTGAAACGTCGACGACCTAGTACC cCACTTTCAGAactgaaaaaacaattatgggaggaattgaaaaaaccaTTTGTACGTCAGGAAGATCAA AATCCTGCAGCAGATCAGGATGAAGCTGCGAATGTATCAGAAGATGTTCCAGACGCAGTCGAGGGGAACCACGCAAGCAATTCACCGCTGTCCACTAATACACCTATAAAAAAAGTATTGGCCTTCGATGACGAGAATAGTCCTACGAAAACAgatcaaataaattt acaACTTGCTCAACTTGATCAAGTTCTCCAAGCCTCAACCCCAGAGTCTAGACCCTCCTCATCTTCTGATTCTGCAAAACAACCTATATATGATTCTGAACCTGTCGATCATATAACAAAGT gcccTGTTAAAGATTCACAGCCTGATACTGTTGGTTGGGAGGCTCCAGTCCATACAGTGCTACGTCGAAAG TCTACCATACCTGAGGATGTCGAACATGAAGATGTAGAGAATGCACCAGACACAACTGTTCTGACAGACGTGGGCAAGGAAATCCGGAGTAAACCCAAATTTATGCTCTCTGGAATAAAG GATCGAGGTGATTACGAAAAAGTAATAGTAGAATTAGGTGGTGATTTTTCAAAGGAACCAAATTATGACATGTCGGCAACTCACCTGCTGTGCATGAAGCCTGCACGGAATGAAAAACTCCTTGCAAGTATAGCCGCAGGAAAATGGGTACTCCACTGTTACTACTTAAGAGATTCCGAAGAAGCAGGAATGTTTCTCGAT gaagaaaaatacgagtGGGGTAATCCTAagagtgaaaatattattccaaACCCTACTACCGACACCGAAAGCCAAATCGCAGCTGCTGCCCACAGATGGAGGCTAAAATTGACAACAAATCCAGGCGGTGCTTTTCGTGACATGGTTGCTCTGCTCATAGGACCAAAGGAGAGATGCCAGCAGTTTCAAAGACTAATTTGTGCTGGTGGGGGAACAGTTGTCGAAGCCAG ACCGCCTTACAACACGAGTCCGAAGTCTAAGAAAGTAACTCACTGTTTTATACAAGTTAAGCAGATAGACCAGCCAGTGGACTGGGCGATGATGGCAAGCAAGGGAATACTTTGTTTTTTACCGCAATATCTCAGCGATCATTTGACGGCTGAAAAACAGCTCAATCCGAAAGACTGTGTATTACCTGAATTCAGAAAATATCTTTCTCTCTTGccaaaataa